Proteins co-encoded in one Montipora capricornis isolate CH-2021 chromosome 12, ASM3666992v2, whole genome shotgun sequence genomic window:
- the LOC138026436 gene encoding uncharacterized protein yields MPNVETAKSFLSVLNEIHSSVSFTMELGEHGKLPFLGTEIRKCNGCLETRVYRKPTDTGLLLHYKSHVDVRYKKSLRKTMLDRAFKVSSTWKLFHLECDRLTQTFSRLQYPAQLLQSTISNFVTKKVSDEAISTRACNVNEAPVRIVLPFKDQRSANSARRQLGELGRNGGIDLHAVYTSRKIGHHIKPKEKKPPIINQQRVVYHYKCGLCDANYVGYTCRHLYQRVEEHMKGSSLIGNHIKEQHGTVPSDIYRDFKILRKCESKFDCLIYEMLFIKELKPTLNKQSDSIRAKLFI; encoded by the coding sequence ATGCCCAATGTCGAAACAGCAAAATCATTCCTTTCTGTTCTGAACGAGATCCATTCATCGGTTAGCTTCACCATGGAACTTGGCGAACACGGTAAACTTCCCTTCCTGGGAACGGAGATTCGGAAATGCAATGGTTGCTTGGAGACAAGGGTATACAGAAAACCAACTGACACCGGATTATTGCTGCATTACAAGAGCCACGTCGATGTTAGATACAAGAAGTCATTGCGAAAAACAATGCTGGATCGTGCCTTTAAAGTGTCATCTACCTGGAAACTGTTCCACCTGGAATGTGACCGTCTCACACAAACGTTCTCCCGACTTCAGTACCCAGCCCAACTGCTGCAATCGACCATCAGTAATTTTGTCACCAAGAAAGTTTCCGACGAGGCAATTTCCACACGAGCATGTAACGTGAATGAAGCGCCTGTCAGAATAGTGTTACCTTTCAAAGATCAGAGATCGGCTAATTCAGCGCGAAGGCAACTTGGGGAACTGGGCCGAAACGGTGGAATTGATCTTCACGCCGTGTATACAAGCCGTAAGATTGGACACCATATCAAACCGAAAGAAAAGAAGCCGCCTATCATAAACCAGCAACGCGTTGTTTACCATTACAAGTGTGGTTTGTGCGATGCAAACTATGTCGGGTATACGTGCCGACACCTCTATCAGCGCGTCGAGGAACACATGAAAGGATCGTCTTTAATCGGGAATCACATTAAAGAGCAACATGGAACAGTCCCGAGTGACATATatcgtgactttaagatcttgagaaagTGCGAAAGTAAATTCGATTGCCTCAtctacgaaatgctttttataaaggAGCTTAaaccaactttgaacaaacagTCAGATTCAATCCGTGCGAAGTTATTTATATAG
- the LOC138027546 gene encoding uncharacterized protein, translating to MLNNLFGVVLRFREKEVALMGDISKMYHRVLIPEEDQHVHRFLWRNLETDRKPDVYVKTVLTFGDKPAPAMAQIALRKRAEENKKDYSEAAEVLTKNSYMDDICGSVDTVAQAQKLTGDLDKVLESGGFAVKGWTSNKVLNNTENQEKGFKLFQEEVEEKVLGVIWNYVTDEFSLKVKADLPRLTGHSIDLGIKMTKRTLLSQVARFYDPIGFAAAFVIRAKIGLQELWQIGLHWDDELPCDVQEKWIQLFKEMKELDQIEFKRSLVPPETPESPVLCVFSDASQEAFGACAYIRQKTKQGTYEVNFVAAKSRVAPLKQLTIPRLELQAAVLASRLAKTIVKECTIQFGDVKLFTDSSITLAWIQSSSRSFKPFISARVGVIQNNSDPSQWKHIPGKENVADDVSRGLHVRQLTGRWMNSQEFLKLPEEQWPVQRATLHKGDMERRHVNTVSAVSPAGVGNAIGVKNFSSW from the coding sequence ATGTTGAACAATCTTTTTGGAGTCGTCTTGAGGTTTAGAGAAAAAGAAGTAGCATTGATGGGCGACATATCAAAAATGTATCACCGAGTACTCATCCCGGAAGAAGATCAACATGTCCATCGGTTCCTGTGGAGAAACTTGGAAACGGACAGAAAACCCGATGTGTACGTAAAAACAGTCCTGACGTTTGGTGATAAGCCAGCCCCGGCTATGGCCCAAATCGCATTAAGAAAAAGAGCGGAAGAAAACAAGAAGGACTACTCGGAAGCGGCCGAGGTGCTCACAAAGAATTCCTACATGGATGATATTTGTGGTTCTGTAGACACTGTAGCGCAGGCTCAGAAGTTGACGGGGGATCTAGACAAAGTACTCGAGAGTGGAGGTTTTGCCGTGAAAGGCTGGACGTCAAACAAAGTTCTGAACAACACAGAAAATCAGGAAAAGGGATTCAAGCTGTTCCAAGAAGAAGTTGAAGAAAAGGTGCTTGGAGTAATTTGGAATTACGTTACAGATGAGTTCAGCCTCAAAGTTAAAGCTGATTTACCGCGCCTGACAGGTCATTCAATAGACCTTGGAATAAAGATGACCAAGAGAACGCTTCTCAGTCAAGTTGCCCGCTTCTACGACCCCATTGGATTCGCTGCTGCATTCGTCATCAGAGCCAAAATAGGCTTGCAAGAGCTGTGGCAAATTGGTCTTCATTGGGACGATGAGCTTCCATGTGATGTACAAGAAAAGTGGATCCAGCTCTTCAAGGAAATGAAGGAGCTTGACCAGATCGAATTCAAGAGATCCCTGGTTCCACCCGAAACTCCAGAATCACCAGTACTGTGTGTCTTCTCAGACGCATCCCAAGAAGCATTTGGGGCCTGCGCGTACATCCGTCAGAAAACGAAACAAGGCACCTATGAAGTAAACTTCGTCGCAGCTAAGTCTAGAGTGGCACCCCTAAAGCAGCTAACAATTCCACGTCTGGAATTGCAAGCAGCCGTTCTCGCCTCCCGTCTCGCGAAAACGATAGTGAAAGAGTGTACGATTCAATTTGGCGATGTCAAACTCTTCACTGACAGCAGTATCACACTCGCATGGATTCAAAGTTCTTCCCGTAGTTTCAAGCCATTTATCTCGGCAAGGGTCGGGGTGATCCAGAATAATTCGGACCCAAGTCAATGGAAGCACATTCCCGGTAAAGAAAACGTAGCGGACGATGTGTCGCGAGGATTACATGTAAGGCAACTGACGGGGAGATGGATGAACAGCCAAGAATTTCTCAAACTGCCAGAGGAACAATGGCCAGTCCAAAGAGCTACACTGCATAAAGGAGATATGGAGCGTCGCCACGTTAATACCGTCAGTGCTGTCTCGCCCGCAGGTGTCGGAAATGCAATCGGTGTGAAGAATTTCTCCAGTTGGTGA
- the LOC138027548 gene encoding uncharacterized protein — MVALKELKNNSTINLKKADKGTTTVIMNKSNKIQEAEVQLENREHYKPLEAPMVNTTQTKVNQIIDKLHRGKHIDDMTKKWLAQTSSPPRIPVFYTLTKIHKPDPVGRPIISGCDGPTERILFVDTLLQPITQKQQSNIKDTTDFISFIENTKIGQDTILVAMDVSSLYTNIPQEEGIELVCNAYETFHNNYPPIPTHYLREMLGVILTENSFEFNGKNYLQTHGVAMGTKTAVSFANIFMAEIETNLMQQNNTKPREWKRYIDDVFSLWDCNRNEVERFIEQANTFHPTIKFTAEISEKEIIFLDTVIFKGERFIKESILDIKTHY; from the coding sequence ATGGTAGCTttaaaagagctgaaaaataACTCCACTATAAATCTCAAAAAAGCGGACAAAGGAACTACAACGGTCATCATgaacaaatcaaacaaaatacaGGAGGCTGAAGTGCAACTCGAGAACAGAGAGCACTATAAACCTCTTGAAGCACCGATGGTGAACACCACACAAACAAAGGTCAACCAGATCATTGACAAACTGCATCGGGGCAAACACATCgatgacatgactaaaaaatggcTTGCTCAAACCTCCAGCCCGCCTAGAATTCCTGTTTTCTACACGCTCACAAAAATCCACAAACCTGATCCGGTCGGAAGACCGATCATCTCAGGTTGTGACGGCCCAACTGAAAGAATTCTTTTTGTGGACACCTTGCTACAGCCTAtcacacaaaaacaacaatccaACATAAAGGATACAACTGATTTCATCAGTTTTATAGAAAACACAAAGATAGGCCAAGACACGATTTTAGTAGCAATGGACGTTTCTAGcttatacacaaatataccacAAGAGGAGGGAATAGAACTAGTATGCAATGCATATGAGACGTTCCACAACAATTATCCTCCGATCCCCACACACTATTTAAGGGAAATGCTTGGTGTAATCCTAACAGAGAACTCATTTGAGTTCAATGGAAAAAATTATCTTCAAACACATGGTGTCGCAATGGGCACAAAAACAGCAGTGTCTTTTGCAAACATATTCATGGCGGAGATAGAGACAAATTtaatgcaacaaaacaataccaaGCCAAGAGAATGGAAACGTTACATTGATGACGTTTTCTCCCTTTGGGACTGTAATAGGAATGAAGTGGAACGTTTCATTGAACAGGCAAACACATTCCACCcaacaataaaattcacggccgaaatatcagagaaagaaattattttccTGGATACAGTGATATTCAAAGGAGAGAGATTCATAAAAGaatccatcctagacatcaaaaCTCACTACTAG
- the LOC138027549 gene encoding adenosine receptor A3-like, translating to MNPNKTRGIYENLTNLNLASFCWEESGFYSNQPIFAWILVAITTILQPIIVLLNASVIIVVRRRKELQQNYYISLSSMAIADLLTGVMMFLILVIEFLLICGQISFERVCVLQVVTKNVKTCTQFSSLYHLATVAWDRNVAVRKWKNYKVIVTKRRLKYLAKICWTAAVLTTVPGTIISLKETESVIVYYGIYRIVIVFTAFTGIAYCYVLIYLTLRKRTTAPATQVTALVQAKLQARVAKTTALITVSLLASLILPGVMGSIRLIFPASREILRLKILGIASQLNSLFNPLVYCYRDGRFRKAVLELLRIKTPRLIYPEYSLNQQKNAQQSRAKAKENRSRSLTKSSSCYLSAGRVRKEVLKRSTSCPGFLVKFNDITCIPN from the coding sequence ATGAATCCCAACAAGACGAGAGGAATCTACGAAAATCTTACAAATTTAAATTTGGCTTCTTTCTGCTGGGAAGAGTCAGGTTTTTACTCAAATCAGCCAATATTTGCATGGATTCTGGTAGCAATTACAACGATTCTACAACCCATCATCGTGCTGTTGAACGCATCAGTGATAATAGTCGTGAGACGGAGGAAAGAACTGCAACAAAACTATTACATTTCGCTGTCTAGTATGGCAATTGCCGACCTTCTGACAGGTGTTATGATGTTCCTAATTTTGGTGATTGAATTTTTACTCATTTGCGGGCAAATTTCATTTGAGCGAGTCTGCGTTCTACAAGTTGTAACTAAAAACGTAAAGACATGTACGCAGTTTTCCTCTCTCTACCATCTGGCGACTGTTGCCTGGGACAGGAACGTGGCCGTAAGAAAATGGAAGAACTACAAAGTAATTGTGaccaaacgtcgtcttaaaTACCTGGCAAAAATTTGTTGGACAGCAGCGGTTCTGACAACAGTTCCAGGGACTATAATATCTCTGAAGGAAACAGAATCAGTGATTGTTTACTACGGTATCTACAGAATTGTCATTGTCTTTACCGCATTCACTGGCATTGCATACTGCTACGTTTTGATATACTTGACACTGCGCAAGCGAACGACCGCTCCAGCAACTCAAGTGACCGCCCTTGTTCAAGCAAAACTCCAAGCCAGAGTTGCCAAGACAACTGCCTTGATAACCGTGTCACTTTTAGCATCGTTGATTTTACCTGGTGTAATGGGCAGTATCCGACTTATTTTCCCCGCTTCCCGTGAAATTTTGAGATTGAAAATACTAGGAATAGCGTCCCAGTTAAATTCGTTATTTAATCCGCTTGTTTACTGTTACAGGGACGGTCGCTTCAGAAAAGCAGTGCTAGAATTACTGAGAATTAAAACTCCTCGACTTATTTACCCTGAATATTCCCTTAACCAACAGAAAAATGCACAACAAAGCCgagcaaaagcaaaagaaaaccgGTCGCGATCGCTCACAAAATCGTCATCGTGCTACCTATCTGCTGGCCGGGTCCGCAAAGAAGTACTGAAAAGATCGACATCATGTCCAGGTTTCTTGGTAAAATTCAATGATATCACGTGCATTCCAAACTGA